One genomic segment of Sanyastnella coralliicola includes these proteins:
- a CDS encoding DUF3108 domain-containing protein, translating to MKTLLTLTSFILMSLLAAAQGVKPPKVDLDTLENGELRSVTNQAFQTGEKLTYRVHYGFVDAGEAVLEVKDSKWDFNGRPAYHIVGTGRSLGAFDWVFKVRDRYETYVDKDGLFPYRFIRNVSEGGYEIFQDYEFHPEKRALRTHEKEEYLTPEFIQDLLSAFYYARTLDLSDVRKGDTFEIETFVDGEVYPLKIKYVGTEKIKLRKGTFRCMKFVPVIQEGRIWEDEDDLHVWITDDANKIPILVKSDLLVGSVKMQVVDYENLMNPIAKIK from the coding sequence ATGAAAACGCTTTTAACCCTTACATCCTTTATACTCATGTCGTTGCTGGCAGCAGCTCAAGGCGTGAAACCACCAAAGGTAGATTTAGACACCTTGGAGAATGGCGAACTGCGTTCTGTCACGAACCAAGCATTTCAAACCGGTGAAAAACTCACCTACCGTGTGCACTACGGATTCGTAGATGCCGGTGAGGCCGTGCTTGAAGTCAAAGACTCGAAATGGGACTTTAACGGACGACCTGCCTACCACATTGTGGGAACGGGTCGCAGCCTGGGTGCCTTTGATTGGGTGTTCAAGGTGCGTGATCGTTATGAAACGTATGTAGATAAAGATGGTCTCTTCCCTTACCGTTTTATTCGAAACGTGAGCGAAGGAGGGTATGAGATCTTCCAAGACTATGAATTCCACCCTGAGAAGCGCGCCCTGCGCACGCATGAGAAGGAGGAATACCTCACGCCTGAATTCATTCAAGACTTGCTTTCGGCCTTCTACTACGCGCGTACACTCGACTTATCTGATGTACGTAAAGGAGACACCTTCGAAATCGAAACCTTCGTTGACGGTGAGGTGTACCCATTGAAGATCAAGTACGTGGGCACGGAGAAAATTAAGCTTCGTAAAGGAACATTCCGATGCATGAAGTTCGTTCCGGTCATTCAGGAAGGACGTATCTGGGAAGACGAAGACGATCTACACGTGTGGATTACAGACGATGCCAACAAGATTCCGATCTTGGTGAAGTCTGACCTACTTGTGGGATCAGTGAAGATGCAGGTTGTTGATTATGAAAACCTGATGAATCCCATCGCGAAGATCAAGTAA
- a CDS encoding tryptophan 2,3-dioxygenase family protein, with translation MELNPDIIDKVKQLQAKYAAMGQDLESYLDGLLYADYLTYWEYIKLDTLLSLQSPITPFPDEEIFIMYHQITELYFKLTLHEFEQIASRENLDKEFLVARVQRINRYFEALTKSFDIMVDGMEREQFLKFRMSLLPASGFQSAQYRMIEIWSTSFDRLVAKDERHRYNADFKAEDIEQMYEHIYWKRGATELQSGEKTLTLKQFEIKYSKDLIELAERAHGNTLIDQVRRLPEADQQDPALIEGLKWLDTNVNVNWPLAHYKSAVRYLHRAPEDIAATGGTNWQKYLPPRFQKRIFFEEVWSAEELDNWGRGWVESVIVNLK, from the coding sequence ATGGAACTCAATCCAGATATCATTGACAAGGTTAAACAGCTTCAGGCGAAATATGCTGCCATGGGGCAAGACCTTGAGTCGTACCTCGACGGTTTGCTCTATGCTGATTACCTCACTTATTGGGAGTACATCAAGCTAGACACCCTACTCAGTCTTCAAAGTCCGATCACCCCGTTTCCAGATGAGGAGATCTTCATCATGTACCATCAGATTACGGAGCTTTACTTCAAGCTGACGCTGCATGAATTTGAGCAAATTGCATCTCGTGAAAATCTAGACAAAGAGTTCCTCGTTGCGCGTGTTCAGCGCATCAACCGTTACTTTGAAGCTCTCACAAAAAGCTTTGACATCATGGTTGATGGAATGGAGCGCGAACAGTTCTTGAAGTTCCGTATGTCATTGCTGCCAGCCAGTGGATTCCAATCAGCTCAATACCGTATGATTGAGATCTGGTCAACCAGTTTCGATCGCTTGGTGGCTAAAGATGAGCGTCATCGCTACAACGCTGACTTCAAGGCAGAAGACATCGAACAGATGTACGAGCACATTTACTGGAAGCGTGGGGCCACTGAGCTTCAATCAGGTGAAAAAACATTGACGCTCAAGCAATTCGAAATCAAATACAGCAAAGACCTCATCGAGCTCGCTGAACGTGCACACGGCAACACCTTGATTGATCAGGTTCGCCGACTTCCAGAGGCCGATCAGCAAGACCCAGCATTGATCGAAGGTTTGAAATGGCTGGATACCAATGTCAATGTGAACTGGCCGCTGGCACACTACAAATCTGCGGTTCGCTACCTGCACCGCGCTCCTGAAGACATTGCTGCAACAGGAGGTACAAACTGGCAGAAGTACCTACCGCCTCGCTTCCAAAAACGCATCTTCTTTGAAGAAGTATGGTCAGCAGAAGAACTCGACAATTGGGGTCGCGGATGGGTAGAATCTGTGATTGTTAACCTCAAGTAG